In the Helicobacter cetorum MIT 99-5656 genome, CTTTGGAAAGTCTCTAGGCATAGATTTATCGCCCTTTAAAAAGCAATGCAATTTTAATTGTATCTATTGTGAACTAGGCAAGGCTAAAACTATGGAGAGCATGCAAAAAGTGCTAGAGCTTGAAACCTTAATCAATGCCGCTAAAAACGCTCTAAAAAAACTCAGCACCCCCATTGATGTTTTAACCATCACCGCTAATGGCGAACCGACTTTATACCCCCATTTGCTAGAGTTTATCCAAAATATCAAGCCTTTTTTAAAGGGCATAAAAACGCTTATTTTAAGTAATGGCTCGTTATTTTATAACCCTAAAGTGCAACAAGCCTTGAAGGAATTTGACATCGTAAAATTTTCTTTAGATGCGATAGATTTAAAGGCGTTTAAAAGAGTGGATAAACCCCATAATCACGATATTAATCTTATTTTACAAGGCATTTTTGATTTTTCTAAAAATTATCAAGGGCAACTTGTAGCGGAAGTCTTGCTGATTAAAGGCGTGAATGATAGCTTGCATAATCTCAAGCTCATCGCTGAGTTTTTAAGAAAAATTAATGTTGCTAGAGTGGATTTAAGCACCATAGACAGACCATCAAGCTTTAATGCACCCAAATTAAGTGAAGATGAATTATTAGAATGCTCTCTAGTTTTTGAAGGGCTTTGTGTGAGCTTGCCTAAACGCACTACAAGTTATTATGAAAAACCCCTAACCTACAAAGAGCAAGACTTGCTTGCTTTTATCAAACGCCGACCCTTAAGCACAGAAGAAGCCCCTTTATTATTAGATAATCAAACTCTCCAAGCCCTTCAAAGCTTGTTAGAGAGCGAACAAATCGCTCTCAAAAAAGTCGGCTCTCTAGAATTTTATTGTTTGATTTAGGGTTTTTGTAACCAAATATTACTCTAAAGAAAACCAAAAGCTTTTTTATTTGATGATTTTTGCCTACAATAAAATTTCTTATTTAAAATTTTAAATCCAATAAAATTAAAAAAGGAAATAAATATGAAAAAACATTATTTTTCTCTTGCACTCACTCTCTTACTAGGGCTTCATTTGAACGCTGAAGAAAATGGCTGGTATTCTAGCTTAGGGTATCAAATCGGAGAATCTAACCAGCAAATGAGCGTTAATCAAAAGGTCTTAGAAAGCCAACAACAACTCAAAAAGGTTTTAACTCAAGCTCAAAATTTAGCGAATGAAATGTCAGCTCCAAGCCCTACAACCCCCATAGTCAGTCAGGAGCAAATAAAGTTGCAAGGGAATATAAGCACCGAAGATGCCAACCGCAATATTTGGGGGAATAACCCCACTCAAGTAGCAGCTAGTAGCGTGCTACAGGCAGCGAATAATATCGCAACGACCTTCAAACAAGATAGTCAAGGCACTAACCCATGGACAAAGCCTTCTAATACACACAACACGCTCTGTGATGTGGGGCAATCTAGCTGTAATGTGTTAGATGATTTACAAGGCATTATTAATGGGGCAAGTGCGGAAAGAATATTGCCCCTTAAAACTGACTTACCCAAAGACAAAAGTAGCCCCCATTGGAACAATAGTGGTTCTAGCCCCTCTAGTGTGTATATTGATTATAGCATTACCAATATTGTTAATGCCGCACAAAGCTCCATACAAGCCATTACGCTCACCAGAGAAAATGAAAGCTTAGCAGACAAGCTTCCAACCGATATAACTAATAGCAATGTAAGTTCTGTTTATGACACACTCAACACTCTCATTTCTAACAATTCCAAAATCCACAACGCCAACATGAATGTGGGTAACGAGCTTAACTACATCGCTCAAAATGTGGATTACTTTGGCTTAGGGGGGTTTACAACTCAAGAAATTCAAAGTGGTGGTTCTGATGCAAGGCTTGCTTCTTTGTGGTATCTACTCAATGGCAAACAGCCAGATTACAAGCAAGGTGTAGCTAATTATACGCCTTATGCTCAAGGGGGCTTTATCAAAGAGCAAAACGCCCTAGCAAGTGCCTATCAAAATATCAATAAAAGCTCTCTTGCACTCTATAACGCCACCAAAAGTGCCGAAACAACTACAAATAGTGGGGTGCTAAATGGGGTGGGCTTTAGTATCGGCTACAAGCACTTCTTTGGAAAAAAGAAAGCTTGGGGGTTAAGGGTTTTGGGCTTTGTAGATTACAATCACACTTATATTAAGGCAGATAATGACTACTTCAGCACTACAGCGAGTTTATTAACTTATGGCGGGGGAATAGACATTTTATATAACTTCATCAATGATAAAGAACTCAAAAATAAGAATAAGCTTTCTGTAGGGACTATGCTTGGTGTGGCATTTGGGCATTCTACTTGGCTTTCAACCTTACACGACAAACTTTCTAGCTATGGTAGTATCAACGCTACCAATTACCAACTTTTATGGAATTTTGGCATGCGTATCAATCTCGCCCATTATAAAAACCATCAATACAGAAATGCTAATGGTTTTGAATTGGGGATTAAAATCCCTAGCTTTAGCACCAATTACTACAACAACAATGGGACTAAGCTTAGCTACGGAAGGATTTTTAGCTTCTATTTCAACTATGTGCATGCGTTTTAAAAAAGCTCATTCAAAAAAGGAAAAATTTTCAAAAATCCAATGATTTCATGCTTTCTTTTATTTTTTAAGGGCGTTTTAACCCATTTTGGTTATTTTTTCTTTTAAAGCCCCTACAAAGCATCAATTCAACGCTACACAAACTCTTTTTAAATTAAAATTGTTATTTTTTTCAAGCCCTTTCTTTGTAGCCTATAGTTACCCCCCCCCCCCTATTTTTAACCCATCTTTAATCATATGGTATTGTTTCGCACTCTTTTGACTATAATGGCATTTATTATTTGTATCTGTAAAGTGAGTTGTAATGAAAAAATTGTCTCTCTGTTTATTAGTAGCTCTTGGCTTAAAGGCTGAAGAAAACGGCGTTTATTTTAGTTTGGGTTATTTAGTGGGTGAAGTTAAGCAACAAATCAGTGTGGGCGAAAAAGCCCTAGAAGCCAAACAGCAACTTAGAAATGCCCTATCCCAAGCGATAGATTTGTCTCAAAAAATGGTTGCACCAAGCCCACGCAAAACAAACGGATGGTCACGCCAGCCTCCTGGTCATAGTGCAAATATTTGGGGAAATAACCCTACGCAAGTGGCGGCTAGTAGCGTGCTGCAAGCAGCAAACGATATAGCTTCTCTCAAACATGGGTCATCTTGGAGTGGCTATAGCACTAAAGCCACTAATTTGTGTGATATAGGTTCAAATACCTGTGATGTGCTAAATGAATTGAAGCAAATTATTGCCCAAACTTCAAGTCAAATGACTTTGACAGATAATTTACAAGGTGATGTAGTAAAAAGAGAAAACAAAAACCATCAAACAACAACTTCATGGCAAAATCAAAACAATACAGAACCCACTTACGCAGGGATTAAAACCGGGATACAAAAAGTAGCAGAGAGTGCAAAAAATGCCATTGAAGCCATTACGCTTACTAGAGATAACGCTAAGCTTGCTAAAGACATTTTATCTAACCCCCAAGATGAAAATATCAGCACGCTTTATGACTCCCTTAGTCAAGTCGTTCATAATAACCAAGCCATCAATAACGCTAATACTGCGATAGGGAATGCATTAGATTACATCAACAAAAACCTTTATTATGGTGGCTTAGGGGATTTTGCCTGCAGTGCTTTAAGCCCCACTTATACTAAACCAACAAATTACTATAGCGATGCAAGACTATCTTTTTTGAGTTGCTTGTTAAAAGGCACAACTCCAAACACACATAACTACCCTTACGCTCAAGGGGGCTTTGTCAAAGAGCAAAATGCCCTAGCAAGTGCGTTCAAAGGCATCAATAAAAGGGCATTAGTTTTTTATGATGTAAGAAAAAGTCCTGGCACTACCACCACAAGCGGGGCGTTAAATGGGGCGGGGCTTAGTTTAGGATACAAGCATTTCTTTGGCAAAAGAAAAGCTATAGGGTTTAGATATTCTCTCTTTGTGGATTATAACTATGGCTCCATCGCTAGCAATACGACTGATTTTAATAGTGTCGTGAGTTTTTTAACCTATGGCTTTGATATGGACTTGCTCCTTAATTTTATTAACGATGAGCAACTAAGAAGCAAGAAAAAGCTCTCTATGGGGTTTATTGTAGGTGTGGGCGTAGGGGCTACCACCTTTGCTTCATCTTTGAAAGACAAGCTCACTGCTTTTGGTAAGCTCAAAGACCCTACGATATTTCAATTGCTAGGGAATTTTGGCGTGCGTTTGAATATCGCTCGCTATAAGGACAAGAAGTATAAGGGGGCTAATAGCTTTGAACTAGGGGCTAAAGTGCCAGCATTCAATGTCAATTACTACAGCAATAATGACGGAAACAAATTGAGCTATAAAAGAGTAATGAGCTTTTATATCAACTATGCGTATGCGTTTTGATTTAAAGCCATTAAAAATTAAAGCACGCCTTAGAACCCTAGAAACGAAAATACCTGTGAAAATTAAGAGGCATTTTGAGTTTAAATGCCTTGATTTAGTGCTACATCTATTAAAAGGCGTTTAAAAAACTCAAACAATAAAAGGGTTAACGCCTTTTTAATTTCAAACCATTTATTGAAAATGCAAAAATACCTTAAATAAAAAGCACAAAATCCAGCGGTGGTGTTTGTTTTTTTAGAATTTTTCAAATTCATTGTTAAAAATGTGAGATTATAGAAGTTTAAGAATAAAATCTAAAAAAAGCAAAATTTAAAATATTTTGACTAAGTTTGTAGGGATGGGTTAAGCTTTAAAACATTCAGACAATTTTTAGCTTGAAGTTTAAAGCAAGTAAAACACCTTTTCTTCTTGAAAAACGCTTTTAACTTCTACAAAAAGCGTTTTTTCTAAGCGTTCTTCTAACACGATAATAGGGTTAATACTCTCAGCCCCACTCACTAAAGCTCTTACAAACAACTCTTCTTCATAACTCAAGGGATTATGATTTAGCTCTTGTAAATTAGCGTAGTTTTTCATAATAAGCGTGTTTAAGCTTTCTAAAGTCAAAAACAAAGTTTCATCTCTTTGGCTATAGCCTAGTGCCACTTTCAGGCGGTGTGAGAATATCCATTTCAAATCATTAATTTTAACTTTTGATTTACTCTTAGAGCGAGCTAGTATATAGCACTTCAAGGGATTTGAGTTTTTAGAAAGCCACACACCCCCACTTAGTAGGCGATAAGCTAAAATGGTTTTTTGAGCTAAAGAAAGCTTATTATTCTTAGCCTTTTCTAATTCTTTGAAAGTTTGCGTCCTTTCTTCAATGCTTGCGGGTAAAACTTGGCGTTTTAAGGGCGAATAAAGCTCAAAGGGGCTTCTATTTTGAGATTCCTTTTGAATTTTTAGGGCGAATTGACACCCACAATAATTTTGTCTGTAAAGCTCATTCTCTCTCGCTAGGGCTTGCAAATTCAAATTTAATGTGCTTTGAAAATTTTCAAAATTATCGTTTTTAAACACAATAAACTCTAGGCCATGCTTTTTGGCAATATTTTGCCCCTTAGCGATGAGCTGATTAGGGTCTTTTTTAGGGCTTGTGAGTAAGGTTGTTGTGAATTGTTGTTGCCCCAACTCTTTGGCTTT is a window encoding:
- a CDS encoding radical SAM protein encodes the protein MTKETLPIVFGPVLSRRFGKSLGIDLSPFKKQCNFNCIYCELGKAKTMESMQKVLELETLINAAKNALKKLSTPIDVLTITANGEPTLYPHLLEFIQNIKPFLKGIKTLILSNGSLFYNPKVQQALKEFDIVKFSLDAIDLKAFKRVDKPHNHDINLILQGIFDFSKNYQGQLVAEVLLIKGVNDSLHNLKLIAEFLRKINVARVDLSTIDRPSSFNAPKLSEDELLECSLVFEGLCVSLPKRTTSYYEKPLTYKEQDLLAFIKRRPLSTEEAPLLLDNQTLQALQSLLESEQIALKKVGSLEFYCLI
- a CDS encoding outer membrane protein, with product MKKHYFSLALTLLLGLHLNAEENGWYSSLGYQIGESNQQMSVNQKVLESQQQLKKVLTQAQNLANEMSAPSPTTPIVSQEQIKLQGNISTEDANRNIWGNNPTQVAASSVLQAANNIATTFKQDSQGTNPWTKPSNTHNTLCDVGQSSCNVLDDLQGIINGASAERILPLKTDLPKDKSSPHWNNSGSSPSSVYIDYSITNIVNAAQSSIQAITLTRENESLADKLPTDITNSNVSSVYDTLNTLISNNSKIHNANMNVGNELNYIAQNVDYFGLGGFTTQEIQSGGSDARLASLWYLLNGKQPDYKQGVANYTPYAQGGFIKEQNALASAYQNINKSSLALYNATKSAETTTNSGVLNGVGFSIGYKHFFGKKKAWGLRVLGFVDYNHTYIKADNDYFSTTASLLTYGGGIDILYNFINDKELKNKNKLSVGTMLGVAFGHSTWLSTLHDKLSSYGSINATNYQLLWNFGMRINLAHYKNHQYRNANGFELGIKIPSFSTNYYNNNGTKLSYGRIFSFYFNYVHAF
- a CDS encoding outer membrane protein, translated to MKKLSLCLLVALGLKAEENGVYFSLGYLVGEVKQQISVGEKALEAKQQLRNALSQAIDLSQKMVAPSPRKTNGWSRQPPGHSANIWGNNPTQVAASSVLQAANDIASLKHGSSWSGYSTKATNLCDIGSNTCDVLNELKQIIAQTSSQMTLTDNLQGDVVKRENKNHQTTTSWQNQNNTEPTYAGIKTGIQKVAESAKNAIEAITLTRDNAKLAKDILSNPQDENISTLYDSLSQVVHNNQAINNANTAIGNALDYINKNLYYGGLGDFACSALSPTYTKPTNYYSDARLSFLSCLLKGTTPNTHNYPYAQGGFVKEQNALASAFKGINKRALVFYDVRKSPGTTTTSGALNGAGLSLGYKHFFGKRKAIGFRYSLFVDYNYGSIASNTTDFNSVVSFLTYGFDMDLLLNFINDEQLRSKKKLSMGFIVGVGVGATTFASSLKDKLTAFGKLKDPTIFQLLGNFGVRLNIARYKDKKYKGANSFELGAKVPAFNVNYYSNNDGNKLSYKRVMSFYINYAYAF
- a CDS encoding epoxyqueuosine reductase QueH; translation: MLIHICCSVDNLYFLKKAKEAFLNEKILGFFYNPNIHPYSEYLLRLADVKRTCEMLEIELIEGDYELEKFLDKAKGMELLGEKSERCFECFDLRLEATALKAKELGQQQFTTTLLTSPKKDPNQLIAKGQNIAKKHGLEFIVFKNDNFENFQSTLNLNLQALARENELYRQNYCGCQFALKIQKESQNRSPFELYSPLKRQVLPASIEERTQTFKELEKAKNNKLSLAQKTILAYRLLSGGVWLSKNSNPLKCYILARSKSKSKVKINDLKWIFSHRLKVALGYSQRDETLFLTLESLNTLIMKNYANLQELNHNPLSYEEELFVRALVSGAESINPIIVLEERLEKTLFVEVKSVFQEEKVFYLL